A region of Fibrobacter succinogenes subsp. succinogenes S85 DNA encodes the following proteins:
- a CDS encoding peptide chain release factor family protein, protein MHRDTYLKMNLDELLRACTLKGYQGSGPGGQHRNKTNTGVHLSLQQYNLEIKSSESRSAKENKIHALHHMQMALALNVREEPPAVEMKFPGSNGHIQPSNPQFPLFVAHVFDIMATKNGDTKAAAAAFGLSPSALVKILRQDKSCAAKLQGNRVENGKSKLHL, encoded by the coding sequence ATGCATCGCGATACCTACCTGAAAATGAATTTGGACGAACTTTTACGCGCCTGTACCCTGAAAGGATACCAAGGCAGCGGTCCCGGCGGTCAACATAGGAACAAGACCAACACCGGCGTTCATCTTTCGTTACAACAATATAATTTAGAAATCAAGTCTTCCGAAAGTAGGAGTGCAAAAGAAAATAAAATTCATGCGCTCCACCACATGCAAATGGCACTTGCGTTGAACGTACGCGAAGAACCGCCCGCCGTCGAGATGAAATTTCCGGGTAGCAACGGGCATATCCAGCCGAGCAACCCGCAGTTTCCGCTGTTCGTCGCCCATGTCTTTGACATCATGGCGACCAAGAATGGCGATACAAAGGCCGCAGCGGCGGCATTTGGCCTTAGCCCGAGCGCACTCGTGAAGATTTTACGGCAAGACAAATCCTGTGCCGCAAAGTTGCAAGGAAACCGAGTCGAGAACGGAAAGAGCAAATTACACCTGTAA
- a CDS encoding lamin tail domain-containing protein has product MSPTTKKHVCRYAATALTALAFWNCSSDSRAESPIDSIQIGESANIALNLDYTGTPLLDSLVLDCYGSDTLHLVHSIEKKSFNLDLFPGEEWIFNAKLYANGALMQEGEVTTSLEAGSAVSLKIPMHALVGFVYVKIPIGFGNPAGIKKGEMKLTSGDETFTYPMEFDSDNVTFTSDDLKLDREYHISISMQDESEKTIFSMEDDFTLDENTPIPSFQIESLRSKIALAIDLAKDVNLQVSLRLPAMKRAPAANDIVVSEFFVQPKDSTQFTFVEFYNGSTDTLVLDKCTLGKTSNVSGAAEISTVTLPPNEVLVVGTSETADIAGIYKYAESMPQFGKTSGSIVLQCNGNVLDSLYYGKADTLHVTPLPIGSSSAAVRKSTQLNIGLWNKRSEPDSWCTDTPTPGMISACGN; this is encoded by the coding sequence ATGAGTCCTACAACCAAAAAACACGTCTGCCGTTATGCGGCTACAGCCCTCACCGCCCTTGCGTTCTGGAACTGCTCTAGCGATTCCCGCGCAGAATCCCCCATTGATTCCATTCAGATCGGAGAAAGCGCCAACATCGCGCTCAACCTGGACTACACGGGAACGCCTCTGCTCGACAGCCTCGTGCTGGACTGCTATGGCTCGGACACGCTCCACCTTGTCCATTCCATTGAAAAAAAGTCGTTCAACCTCGACCTTTTCCCTGGTGAAGAATGGATTTTCAATGCCAAGCTCTACGCCAACGGAGCGCTGATGCAGGAAGGCGAAGTCACGACCTCGCTTGAAGCAGGTTCTGCCGTGAGCCTTAAAATTCCGATGCATGCACTTGTCGGATTTGTCTATGTGAAAATTCCTATCGGGTTCGGCAATCCGGCGGGAATCAAGAAAGGCGAAATGAAGCTCACCAGTGGTGACGAAACATTCACCTACCCCATGGAGTTCGATTCGGACAACGTCACGTTCACGAGCGATGACCTTAAGCTTGACCGCGAATACCACATCAGCATTTCCATGCAAGACGAAAGCGAAAAGACAATTTTCAGCATGGAAGACGATTTCACGCTTGACGAAAACACGCCTATTCCAAGCTTTCAGATTGAATCGCTCCGTAGCAAGATTGCACTCGCCATCGACCTTGCAAAAGACGTGAATCTGCAAGTGTCGCTGAGGCTCCCCGCCATGAAGCGCGCCCCCGCAGCAAATGACATCGTAGTCAGCGAATTCTTTGTGCAGCCTAAGGATTCTACACAATTCACGTTCGTGGAATTCTACAACGGCAGCACAGACACTCTCGTTTTGGACAAATGTACGCTCGGAAAGACATCAAACGTAAGCGGTGCGGCTGAAATTTCCACCGTAACGCTCCCGCCAAACGAAGTGCTTGTCGTAGGCACCAGTGAAACCGCTGACATCGCAGGCATTTACAAGTACGCCGAAAGCATGCCGCAATTTGGCAAGACTTCGGGCTCAATTGTTTTGCAGTGCAACGGAAACGTTCTAGATTCGCTCTACTACGGCAAGGCGGATACGCTCCACGTGACACCGCTCCCCATCGGGTCTTCATCGGCTGCAGTTCGCAAGAGTACTCAGCTCAATATCGGGCTGTGGAACAAGCGTAGTGAGCCGGATTCCTGGTGTACGGACACGCCTACGCCAGGCATGATTTCCGCCTGCGGGAATTAA
- the ruvX gene encoding Holliday junction resolvase RuvX, producing MNYLALDYGEHRVGVAFGDSELKMAFSRETIDQKTTNLFERLDQLVRLNKIDEFVVGMPYHPDGRKDGKNVVVEAFIKDLTLRFPGMKIHTQDESYSSVQAQEFTSYMSKKKKQKNKAIIDRTAAAIILQRWFDERG from the coding sequence GTGAATTACTTGGCTTTGGATTACGGAGAGCATCGCGTTGGGGTCGCTTTTGGCGATTCCGAGCTCAAGATGGCGTTTTCGCGCGAGACGATTGACCAGAAGACGACGAACCTGTTCGAACGTCTGGACCAGCTCGTGCGCCTCAACAAGATTGACGAATTTGTCGTCGGGATGCCTTACCACCCGGATGGCCGCAAGGATGGCAAAAACGTGGTGGTGGAGGCTTTCATCAAGGATTTGACACTGCGATTCCCGGGAATGAAAATCCATACGCAGGATGAATCGTACTCCAGCGTGCAGGCGCAGGAGTTCACCTCGTACATGAGCAAAAAGAAAAAGCAGAAGAACAAGGCTATAATTGACCGTACCGCCGCCGCGATAATACTCCAGCGCTGGTTCGACGAGCGTGGCTAA
- the typA gene encoding translational GTPase TypA, whose product MDQSKIRNVAIIAHVDHGKTTLVNQLLKQCGTFHEGEEIVDRVMDSDNLERERGITILSKNTSVMYKGYRVNIVDTPGHADFGGQVERVLGTVDGVLLVVDAFEGPMAQTRFVTKKALELGLTPIIVVNKIDRDGCNPLLALDKVFDLFCELDATEEQLDFDRVFGSGRKGICRAELEDPDGDFSILMDKIIERIPAPKGDPNAEPLLQIASLEYSSFLGRLAVGRVQQGVFKPNQTYAQAFPDGTVKNVRPQKLLRYEGLTPKPIEEAGPGEIILIAGLDYFDIGDTLSSTNNPVHLPRIHIDPPTISMLFTVNTSPLAGKYGGKFMTGNQLQERLERAHMADPALLVEKAEGASTFKVSGRGILHLTILVENMRRELYEFTIGSPQVIFQKDESGKLLEPVEDFKVEVPNEFSGACIQEIQQRKGEMVNMTTDENDRVSLEFIVPSRGLIGIRPKLLSLSKGYAVTQSFFKEYQPYKGEIPSRINGVLIAKEPGEAASYALSNLEDRGYLIIGPGAEVYPGMIVGEHNRDVDITVNVTKGKHLTNMRSKSADDMIQLTPYRRMTLEECVTFINEDECIEVTPEVLRIRKTELDPIKRKQMSKKPAEDDD is encoded by the coding sequence ATGGATCAATCAAAAATCAGAAACGTTGCCATCATCGCCCACGTTGACCACGGTAAAACAACCCTGGTGAACCAGCTCCTCAAACAGTGCGGAACCTTCCATGAAGGTGAAGAAATCGTGGACCGAGTGATGGACTCCGACAACCTCGAACGCGAACGCGGCATTACCATCCTCTCCAAGAACACGAGCGTGATGTACAAGGGATACCGCGTGAACATCGTCGATACCCCGGGGCATGCTGACTTCGGTGGCCAGGTGGAACGCGTTTTGGGTACAGTCGATGGCGTTCTTCTGGTCGTTGACGCTTTCGAAGGCCCCATGGCCCAGACCCGCTTCGTGACGAAGAAGGCTTTGGAACTCGGACTTACCCCGATTATCGTCGTGAACAAAATCGACCGCGACGGCTGCAACCCGCTCCTCGCTCTCGACAAGGTCTTTGACTTGTTCTGCGAACTCGATGCTACCGAAGAACAGCTCGATTTCGACAGAGTTTTTGGCAGTGGCCGTAAGGGCATTTGCCGCGCCGAACTTGAAGACCCGGATGGCGACTTCAGCATCTTGATGGACAAGATTATCGAACGTATTCCGGCTCCGAAGGGCGATCCGAATGCAGAACCGCTCCTCCAGATTGCCTCCCTCGAATACTCCAGCTTCTTGGGTCGTTTGGCTGTGGGTCGCGTGCAGCAGGGCGTGTTCAAGCCGAACCAGACCTACGCTCAGGCATTCCCCGACGGAACCGTCAAGAACGTCCGTCCGCAAAAGCTCCTCCGCTACGAAGGCCTTACCCCGAAGCCGATTGAAGAAGCGGGTCCGGGCGAAATCATCCTCATCGCAGGTCTTGACTACTTCGATATCGGTGATACGCTTTCTTCTACGAACAATCCAGTTCACTTGCCGCGTATTCACATTGACCCGCCGACAATTTCTATGCTCTTCACCGTGAACACTTCGCCGCTCGCCGGCAAATACGGTGGAAAGTTCATGACGGGTAACCAGCTCCAGGAACGTTTGGAACGCGCCCACATGGCTGACCCCGCCCTCCTCGTCGAAAAGGCCGAAGGTGCATCTACGTTCAAGGTTTCTGGCCGTGGCATTTTGCACCTCACGATTCTCGTCGAAAACATGCGCCGTGAACTTTATGAATTCACCATCGGTTCTCCGCAGGTCATTTTCCAGAAAGACGAAAGCGGTAAGCTTTTGGAACCAGTCGAAGACTTCAAGGTCGAAGTTCCGAACGAATTCAGCGGCGCCTGCATCCAGGAAATCCAGCAGCGCAAGGGCGAAATGGTCAACATGACCACCGACGAAAACGACCGCGTTTCTCTCGAATTTATCGTTCCCTCCCGTGGCCTTATCGGTATCCGTCCGAAGCTCCTCTCCCTTTCCAAGGGTTACGCTGTGACGCAGTCCTTCTTCAAGGAATACCAGCCGTACAAGGGAGAAATTCCGTCTCGTATCAACGGTGTACTCATCGCCAAGGAACCGGGCGAAGCTGCAAGCTACGCTCTCTCTAACTTGGAAGATCGTGGCTACCTCATCATCGGTCCGGGTGCCGAAGTTTATCCGGGCATGATCGTGGGTGAACACAACCGCGACGTCGATATCACCGTGAACGTCACGAAGGGCAAGCACCTCACCAACATGCGTTCGAAGTCCGCAGACGACATGATCCAGCTCACGCCGTACCGCCGCATGACTTTGGAAGAATGCGTCACCTTCATCAACGAAGACGAATGCATCGAAGTCACTCCGGAAGTGCTCCGCATCCGCAAGACCGAGCTTGACCCGATCAAGCGTAAGCAGATGTCCAAGAAGCCGGCTGAAGACGACGATTAA
- a CDS encoding hydroxymethylpyrimidine/phosphomethylpyrimidine kinase translates to MSEKMNFALTIAGFDGSAGAGILADVKTMAHFGVFCESVCTALTQQNEDEFVAPGWVIWERIEAQLETLFAKRQFKFVKIGLVEKAKVLQRIVEFVREKSPDAYIVWDPIASASAGFHFMRSAERDEFMPVMKQIDLVTPNLDEFGFLGFEQAASRGKFEFGKDFALLLKGGHSTDDEAVDTLWDRDGKQYKFTSPRIPGNGKHGTGCHLSSAILANLALGHTLPESCQIAKNYLTELLQSGEGRLAKDF, encoded by the coding sequence ATGTCTGAAAAAATGAATTTTGCATTGACTATCGCAGGCTTCGATGGCTCTGCGGGCGCTGGAATTTTAGCGGATGTTAAGACGATGGCGCATTTTGGCGTGTTCTGTGAATCTGTATGTACCGCACTCACGCAACAGAACGAAGATGAATTTGTGGCGCCTGGCTGGGTAATCTGGGAACGCATCGAAGCGCAACTTGAAACGTTGTTTGCCAAGCGCCAGTTCAAGTTCGTGAAAATCGGGCTTGTTGAAAAGGCTAAAGTTTTACAGCGAATTGTTGAATTTGTCCGTGAAAAGTCTCCGGATGCTTACATTGTCTGGGATCCGATTGCAAGTGCATCGGCGGGTTTCCACTTTATGCGCTCGGCAGAACGCGATGAATTTATGCCGGTGATGAAGCAGATTGATTTGGTCACTCCAAATCTGGACGAGTTCGGATTCTTGGGATTTGAACAGGCTGCTTCTCGCGGAAAGTTTGAATTCGGGAAGGATTTCGCCCTGCTTTTGAAGGGCGGCCATTCAACGGATGACGAAGCCGTTGATACTTTGTGGGATAGGGACGGTAAACAGTACAAGTTCACAAGTCCGCGAATCCCGGGTAACGGCAAACATGGTACTGGGTGCCATTTGTCCTCGGCAATTCTTGCAAATCTGGCGCTTGGGCATACGCTCCCGGAATCCTGCCAAATAGCGAAGAATTACCTCACCGAGCTATTGCAAAGTGGCGAGGGGCGATTGGCTAAAGACTTTTAA
- a CDS encoding MgtC/SapB family protein, translated as MMIEFNIFYKLAAALGIGFIIGMQRENSYSRNNSRHPAGLCSFSIVSLCGALSCYLGDLMGSIVPFVVGLVIVGLLLVASHIAYGLSNQNNGGPAGVTTSAALIMIYFLGALCWYNRLLEACILMIVLLWLLAVKRQLHDFAKKISTEDIIATVKFAVISLMILPFLPNRSFGPPGLEVLNPHTIWLFVVFICGIGFVGYVLIKLVGPGKGIWLTGLLGGLASSTALTLNLAGRSVDNEQYAADFTLGIVLSWSVMYARLYLICIFLMPSLALPLLAPLLVPVVPGLGYAGYLKLRESKDHRQKTTDFNNPFKLLPAIKFGLVFTVVMFIANAAHAYFGSGALMICSFLGGAAEMDAVAFSLIDMCRKATLEHHNLILALLFASLANTLTKGCMVYFLGAKSMRRPILPAVGLICGVSVVMIGIYSVV; from the coding sequence ATGATGATTGAGTTCAATATCTTTTATAAGCTTGCGGCTGCGCTGGGTATCGGTTTTATTATCGGTATGCAGCGTGAAAACTCGTATTCCCGCAATAATTCAAGGCACCCCGCTGGGCTGTGCTCGTTTTCGATTGTGAGCCTTTGTGGCGCCTTGTCTTGCTATTTGGGCGACCTGATGGGTTCAATTGTTCCCTTTGTCGTTGGCCTTGTGATTGTCGGGCTTTTGCTTGTGGCAAGCCATATTGCGTACGGCCTTTCGAACCAGAATAATGGAGGGCCTGCGGGCGTCACGACGAGTGCTGCACTTATCATGATTTATTTCTTGGGGGCGCTTTGCTGGTACAACCGGCTTTTGGAAGCGTGTATCCTCATGATTGTGCTTTTGTGGCTGTTGGCGGTCAAGCGTCAGCTTCACGATTTTGCAAAAAAGATTTCGACCGAAGACATTATCGCGACTGTCAAGTTTGCGGTGATTTCTCTTATGATTTTGCCCTTCTTGCCGAATCGCTCGTTTGGCCCGCCGGGGCTTGAGGTCTTGAATCCGCATACGATTTGGCTCTTTGTCGTGTTCATTTGCGGCATTGGCTTTGTGGGCTATGTGCTCATCAAACTTGTCGGGCCGGGCAAGGGCATTTGGCTCACGGGACTTTTGGGCGGGCTTGCGAGCAGTACCGCACTCACGCTGAACTTGGCTGGGCGTAGCGTTGATAATGAACAGTATGCGGCGGACTTCACGCTTGGTATTGTGCTCAGCTGGTCGGTGATGTATGCGCGACTCTACCTCATTTGCATATTCCTGATGCCGTCACTTGCGCTCCCGCTTTTGGCTCCTCTCCTTGTGCCTGTGGTGCCGGGGCTTGGCTATGCGGGGTACTTGAAGCTTCGTGAATCCAAGGATCATCGTCAGAAAACAACTGATTTTAACAACCCGTTCAAGTTGTTGCCGGCAATTAAGTTTGGCTTGGTCTTTACGGTGGTCATGTTCATCGCGAATGCGGCTCATGCGTACTTTGGCTCGGGCGCGTTGATGATTTGTAGCTTCTTGGGCGGTGCTGCTGAAATGGATGCGGTGGCGTTCTCGCTCATTGACATGTGCCGAAAGGCGACTCTTGAACACCACAACCTGATTTTGGCGCTCCTTTTTGCGAGCCTTGCCAATACGCTTACCAAGGGCTGCATGGTGTATTTCCTTGGGGCAAAGTCCATGCGTCGCCCGATTCTTCCGGCGGTGGGGCTTATCTGCGGCGTGTCCGTAGTGATGATTGGAATTTATTCGGTGGTATAA
- a CDS encoding GGDEF domain-containing protein, which yields MCRHGSCNNVIALNDGWSISFGGIHLPPMEHVSDFRVPSNIQPGDTIIYERDMRNDSIPLPTTLRFHAYHVAVAVYVDSVCYYRYGFERFKAGKLVGSGIHLVNMPEFLDDHVIRVVTIVTEKAAAKSVTQIELLRSNSMTDYFSQNSDSITIGIFLMFFGMIAFITGCCAVGFDRAYYRLVLIGLFAGLMGLWTLNYAKGIQIVSTNYALDTTLEYVSLYLAAIPFGLLIINMRAGKISTWKLNVLKVIVGFGVLFFLVTTILHVTDIAHYPTFLLIYHSYIFVSFLFMVFFKVLYDRGAGMQEKILASGTVVFVLFGIADLFRYNVQNLFGLEKSFLDATCLPVGTLLFILFLMVGYLVYMYEELMDKTEKEVLRQIAYRDALTGIYNRAKCEHIFEVLNRDDSDYAIVSIDVNGLKYVNDHFGHSTGDKLLCAFADVFKNAFNGIGTTIRMGGDEFVAIVRAEHLSDLNTALKTMVLLEKDAKLPIELNVAYGYSVRRRGDAVTAMDVYRMADANMYAMKLASKQQRMA from the coding sequence ATGTGCCGTCATGGTTCGTGCAACAATGTCATCGCTCTTAACGATGGCTGGTCCATTTCTTTTGGCGGCATTCATCTCCCGCCGATGGAACATGTCTCTGATTTCCGAGTTCCCTCAAATATTCAGCCCGGCGATACGATCATCTACGAGCGCGACATGCGGAATGATTCGATTCCCTTGCCGACAACGCTCCGTTTCCATGCGTATCACGTTGCTGTAGCTGTCTATGTCGATAGCGTTTGCTATTATCGTTATGGCTTTGAGCGCTTTAAAGCGGGAAAACTGGTCGGTAGCGGCATCCACCTTGTAAATATGCCGGAATTTCTTGACGACCATGTCATCCGCGTGGTGACGATTGTGACTGAAAAAGCGGCCGCAAAATCTGTGACGCAGATTGAACTTTTGCGTTCAAATAGCATGACAGACTATTTTTCGCAAAATTCTGATTCCATTACCATTGGCATATTCCTAATGTTTTTCGGGATGATTGCCTTTATTACAGGCTGCTGTGCCGTCGGCTTTGACAGGGCTTATTACCGCCTTGTTCTGATTGGCTTGTTTGCTGGTTTGATGGGACTTTGGACGCTGAATTACGCGAAGGGTATCCAGATTGTTTCCACGAACTATGCGCTGGATACGACGTTGGAATACGTTTCGCTTTACCTTGCAGCAATCCCGTTTGGCCTTTTGATTATCAATATGCGTGCGGGCAAGATTTCGACCTGGAAGTTGAACGTGCTGAAAGTCATTGTCGGCTTTGGTGTGCTGTTCTTCTTGGTGACGACGATTTTGCATGTGACCGATATTGCGCATTACCCGACGTTCTTGCTCATTTACCATAGCTATATCTTTGTTTCGTTCCTGTTCATGGTGTTCTTCAAGGTCCTTTATGACCGCGGTGCCGGAATGCAAGAGAAAATTCTTGCGTCGGGAACGGTGGTGTTTGTGCTGTTTGGCATTGCCGATTTGTTCCGCTATAATGTGCAGAACTTGTTCGGCTTGGAAAAATCCTTCTTGGATGCGACTTGCCTCCCGGTCGGAACTTTATTGTTCATCTTGTTTTTGATGGTGGGTTATCTCGTCTACATGTACGAGGAACTCATGGACAAGACTGAAAAGGAAGTGCTCCGCCAGATTGCTTATCGCGATGCCTTGACTGGCATTTATAACCGCGCAAAGTGCGAACACATTTTTGAAGTGCTCAACCGCGATGATAGCGACTATGCTATCGTGAGTATTGACGTGAATGGCCTCAAGTATGTGAATGACCACTTTGGGCATTCAACTGGTGATAAGCTTTTGTGCGCCTTTGCCGATGTGTTCAAGAACGCGTTTAACGGCATCGGGACTACAATCCGCATGGGCGGTGACGAGTTTGTGGCGATTGTCCGTGCAGAACACCTCTCGGATTTGAATACCGCTTTGAAGACGATGGTGCTCTTGGAAAAAGATGCCAAGTTGCCGATTGAATTGAATGTCGCTTATGGCTATTCTGTGCGCCGTCGCGGTGATGCCGTGACGGCAATGGACGTTTACCGCATGGCTGATGCAAACATGTATGCTATGAAGCTAGCCTCTAAGCAACAGCGAATGGCATAA
- a CDS encoding dihydrofolate reductase, with amino-acid sequence MLISAIVAVSENNVIGRDGHLPWHLSADLKRFKAITTGHAIILGRKNYDDIGRPLPNRTNYVLTRNKDFQAPGCIVCSSLGEAIEAARAAGETECFIIGGAAVYREAMPLVEKLYLTRVLSHVEGDVFFPEWNDKFQKESAESFPADEKNDFPTTFEIWVRKK; translated from the coding sequence ATGTTAATTTCTGCAATTGTTGCTGTTTCTGAAAACAATGTCATCGGGCGTGACGGTCACTTGCCGTGGCACCTTTCTGCTGACCTCAAGCGCTTCAAGGCGATTACTACGGGGCATGCTATCATCCTCGGTCGCAAGAACTACGACGATATCGGCCGCCCGCTTCCGAACCGCACGAACTACGTGCTCACCCGCAACAAGGATTTCCAGGCCCCGGGCTGCATTGTCTGCTCTTCGCTCGGTGAGGCTATCGAGGCCGCCCGCGCTGCTGGTGAGACGGAATGTTTCATTATCGGTGGTGCTGCCGTGTACCGCGAAGCGATGCCGCTGGTTGAAAAGCTCTATTTGACGAGAGTTTTGTCGCACGTGGAAGGCGATGTATTCTTCCCGGAGTGGAACGATAAGTTCCAGAAAGAGAGCGCAGAATCCTTCCCGGCAGACGAAAAAAACGACTTCCCGACAACCTTTGAAATTTGGGTACGAAAAAAATAA
- a CDS encoding 23S rRNA (pseudouridine(1915)-N(3))-methyltransferase RlmH: MKWVLAVFGKAGSPFIADEVEKYVKRLRGSAMPLEVVELKESKIDDHAQALAQEAALFEKKFPRNEFRRVILSEEGKLMTTVKLADTLQARFTGNIVFLIGSAYGIDENLKKSADLLLSLSPLTFTHDHARIITVEQLYRVQMVMQNHPYHHR, from the coding sequence ATGAAGTGGGTGTTGGCGGTGTTTGGTAAGGCAGGTTCCCCGTTCATTGCGGACGAGGTGGAAAAGTATGTGAAGCGTTTGCGCGGTTCCGCGATGCCACTGGAAGTGGTGGAGCTCAAGGAATCGAAAATTGACGACCATGCCCAGGCGCTTGCCCAAGAAGCCGCTCTTTTCGAAAAAAAATTCCCGCGTAACGAGTTCCGCCGAGTGATCCTCTCCGAAGAGGGCAAGCTCATGACGACGGTAAAGCTTGCCGATACGTTACAGGCCCGCTTTACGGGAAATATTGTGTTTTTGATTGGCTCCGCGTACGGCATCGACGAGAACTTGAAAAAGTCCGCCGACTTGCTCTTGAGCCTTTCTCCGTTGACTTTTACCCACGACCACGCCAGGATTATTACGGTGGAACAGCTCTACCGCGTCCAGATGGTCATGCAAAACCACCCATATCATCACCGATGA
- a CDS encoding metallophosphoesterase family protein: MLYGICSDIHSNATAFEAVLQSMRENGVERRVCLGDIVGYGVDTDECVNLVKENMDVCLIGNHDSVAVRYESSAGFNPYAKQAIEWTQKNLSKESVTYIRSLPYIQEENDICFVHASPLSPADWVYVTDLEDALNAFDHFSERYCFVGHTHSPVIIASRPLAIPKILDEYEYVIANTERLLVNVGSVGQPRDRDPRACWCLLDTETKCVRLIRVEYDIRETQNRMKKQGMPSFLIDRLSVGR; the protein is encoded by the coding sequence ATGCTTTACGGTATTTGTTCAGATATCCATTCCAATGCCACCGCATTTGAGGCTGTGCTCCAGTCCATGCGCGAAAATGGCGTGGAACGGAGAGTATGCCTTGGTGATATTGTGGGATATGGCGTCGATACCGATGAGTGCGTCAATTTGGTTAAAGAGAACATGGATGTGTGCCTGATCGGGAACCACGACAGCGTGGCGGTCCGGTACGAATCCAGCGCCGGGTTCAACCCGTACGCGAAGCAGGCGATTGAATGGACCCAGAAGAACCTTTCCAAGGAGTCCGTGACGTATATCCGCTCGCTCCCGTACATCCAGGAAGAAAACGATATCTGCTTTGTGCATGCGTCGCCCTTGTCTCCGGCAGATTGGGTCTATGTGACCGATCTCGAGGATGCGCTGAACGCTTTTGACCATTTCTCGGAGCGCTACTGCTTTGTGGGGCATACGCATAGCCCGGTCATCATTGCTAGCCGCCCCTTGGCGATCCCGAAGATTCTGGACGAGTACGAGTACGTGATTGCGAATACCGAACGTTTGCTGGTGAACGTCGGCAGTGTGGGTCAACCCCGCGACCGCGACCCGAGAGCCTGCTGGTGTCTGCTCGATACCGAGACCAAGTGCGTGCGGCTCATTCGAGTGGAATACGACATTCGTGAGACGCAGAACCGCATGAAAAAGCAGGGGATGCCCTCGTTTTTGATTGACCGACTATCGGTGGGGCGTTAG
- a CDS encoding FKBP-type peptidyl-prolyl cis-trans isomerase, which translates to MVVIQDKMKVSIAYTLREGKRILEEVPASQPFVYIHGYNNIIPGLEDALTGRRLGEKFTVSIPANLGYGEYRKDLILTVPKEELRDVGELWLGMELEMYQDNDMREFQLPDTAEEFVNDLNLDGDDDQCDGIYTIKEILEDTVIVDGNHPFAGKDLIFNVEVVDIVEASFTEQESGFPDEDEFNDGYDNYDSYDNRMGDDNFDSNERRWR; encoded by the coding sequence ATGGTAGTCATTCAAGACAAGATGAAGGTGAGCATAGCCTACACCCTCAGAGAAGGCAAGCGAATTCTTGAAGAAGTTCCCGCCTCCCAACCGTTCGTGTACATCCACGGATACAACAATATCATTCCCGGACTCGAAGACGCATTGACGGGGCGTCGTCTGGGCGAAAAGTTTACGGTGAGCATTCCGGCAAATCTCGGTTATGGAGAATATCGCAAGGACCTTATCCTCACGGTCCCGAAAGAAGAACTCCGCGACGTCGGAGAGCTCTGGCTCGGCATGGAACTCGAAATGTACCAGGATAACGACATGCGCGAATTCCAGTTGCCGGACACCGCCGAGGAATTTGTAAACGACTTGAACCTGGATGGCGATGACGACCAGTGCGACGGCATTTACACCATCAAGGAAATTCTCGAAGACACCGTGATTGTGGACGGGAACCACCCGTTTGCAGGCAAGGACTTGATTTTTAACGTCGAAGTTGTAGACATTGTCGAAGCAAGTTTCACCGAACAGGAGTCCGGCTTCCCGGATGAAGACGAATTTAACGACGGATACGATAACTACGACAGTTACGACAATCGCATGGGCGACGACAATTTTGATTCAAACGAAAGGAGATGGCGCTAA